From one Tetragenococcus osmophilus genomic stretch:
- the uvrC gene encoding excinuclease ABC subunit UvrC → MNQQIKNKLAILPDQPGCYIMKDNTGTIIYIGKAKILKNRVRSYFTGGHDTKTEHLVSEIADFEYIVTESNIEALLLENNLIKENLPRYNIMLKDDKTYPFIKITNEKYPRLMITRKVLKDGAEYFGPYPDIGAANETKKILDRIFPLRKCGPHQKTPCLYYHLGQCLCPYAFNVDPAVYTKIVKEIKHFFNGGYKDVQQALQVQMDEAAKHMEFEKAAELRDQVNAIDTIMTQQKMTSTDLKDKDVFGYTVDKGWMCVQAFFIRQGRMIQRDASIFPFYKEEMDDFLTYVGQFYQKNEHFIPKEVLIPNDIDKNAVEALLDTKVLQPQRGQKKKLVALANKNAQVSLKEKFDLIERAQERTVGAVEKLGQALNVPTPVRIEAFDNSNTMGTDPVSAMVVFIDGKPSKKDYRKYKIKTVDGPDDYASMREVIYRRYSRALKEGSSLPDLILIDGGKGQVDVAKDVLENQLGVDIPIAGLAKDDKHKTSELLFGEDLHPVTLERSSTEFFLLQRIQDEVHRFAITFHRQLRSKNSFSSKLDDVTGLGPKRKKNLLKKFKSLKGIQQATIEELQEAGLPKKVAQTVMEELAPAKKEEENTTTKK, encoded by the coding sequence ATGAATCAACAAATAAAAAATAAACTAGCTATACTTCCTGATCAACCTGGTTGTTATATTATGAAAGATAACACCGGAACAATTATATATATTGGTAAAGCCAAAATTTTAAAAAATCGAGTGCGTTCATATTTTACTGGCGGACACGATACAAAAACAGAACATTTAGTAAGTGAAATTGCGGATTTTGAATACATCGTCACAGAATCAAATATTGAAGCTTTATTACTAGAAAATAATCTTATCAAAGAAAATTTACCTAGATATAATATTATGTTAAAAGATGATAAAACTTATCCTTTTATCAAAATCACGAATGAAAAATATCCGCGGTTAATGATTACACGTAAAGTGTTAAAAGACGGGGCAGAATATTTCGGCCCTTATCCAGATATTGGCGCTGCTAATGAAACAAAGAAAATTTTGGATCGCATCTTTCCGTTACGTAAATGTGGACCTCACCAAAAGACGCCTTGTTTATATTATCATTTAGGACAATGTCTGTGTCCTTATGCTTTCAATGTGGACCCGGCTGTTTATACTAAAATCGTTAAAGAAATTAAACATTTTTTTAATGGTGGCTATAAAGATGTTCAACAAGCTTTACAAGTACAGATGGATGAAGCTGCAAAGCATATGGAGTTTGAAAAAGCAGCTGAATTGCGAGATCAAGTCAATGCCATTGATACGATTATGACACAACAAAAAATGACATCCACTGATCTAAAAGATAAAGATGTTTTCGGTTATACTGTGGACAAGGGTTGGATGTGTGTCCAAGCGTTTTTCATCCGCCAAGGCAGAATGATTCAACGCGATGCTTCGATTTTCCCATTCTATAAAGAAGAAATGGATGACTTCTTAACTTATGTAGGGCAATTTTATCAAAAAAATGAACACTTTATTCCAAAAGAAGTGTTAATCCCGAATGATATTGATAAAAATGCCGTAGAAGCATTGCTAGATACAAAAGTTTTACAACCTCAACGAGGACAAAAAAAGAAACTAGTCGCTCTTGCGAATAAAAACGCGCAAGTTAGCTTGAAAGAAAAATTTGACCTAATTGAACGCGCCCAAGAACGAACTGTCGGCGCAGTTGAAAAACTAGGACAAGCTTTAAATGTGCCAACTCCTGTTCGAATTGAAGCTTTTGATAATTCAAATACCATGGGAACAGACCCTGTTTCTGCAATGGTTGTCTTTATTGACGGTAAACCATCTAAAAAAGATTATCGAAAATATAAAATTAAAACAGTAGATGGACCTGACGATTACGCTTCTATGCGGGAAGTGATTTATCGTCGCTATTCTCGAGCATTAAAAGAAGGAAGTAGCTTGCCTGACTTGATTTTAATTGACGGCGGTAAAGGTCAAGTAGATGTGGCAAAAGATGTCTTAGAAAATCAATTAGGGGTAGATATCCCTATTGCTGGTTTAGCTAAAGATGACAAACATAAAACCAGTGAATTGCTATTTGGAGAAGACTTGCATCCGGTAACGCTAGAGCGCAGTTCAACCGAATTTTTCTTATTGCAACGAATCCAAGATGAGGTTCACCGTTTTGCTATTACTTTCCATCGTCAATTACGCAGCAAAAATAGCTTTTCTTCTAAGCTTGACGATGTTACAGGACTAGGGCCTAAACGAAAAAAGAACCTATTGAAAAAGTTCAAATCGCTTAAAGGAATCCAACAAGCCACTATAGAAGAATTGCAAGAAGCAGGCCTTCCTAAAAAAGTAGCTCAAACCGTTATGGAAGAACTAGCTCCTGCAAAAAAGGAAGAAGAAAATACCACTACAAAAAAGTGA
- the msrA gene encoding peptide-methionine (S)-S-oxide reductase MsrA produces the protein MELTKEEALRELYNLILNADTRDFERSVLTSTKDALETNENFKAQIASLEEKLRPLAVRDNLTGDVADFYLKIVGEPVEEERFDFSKHTIEDYKHQDYAVFGGGCFWCMVEPFETKYGIDSVLSGFTGGHIKYPSYDQVLSGTTGHVEAVEIIFDTRIISYKELVDLYWQLIDPTDDKGQFQDRGYQYRPIIFVRNKQQRQIAEESKQKVISSGRYKQPIITEIQPTSTFWPVENHYQQFYKKNPKRYKRIKRYRQRFLLYQRLKGDIRMRWRNKDKL, from the coding sequence ATGGAACTAACAAAAGAAGAAGCTTTAAGGGAGCTTTACAATCTTATTTTAAATGCAGATACACGAGATTTTGAACGTTCGGTATTAACTTCGACAAAAGACGCTCTGGAAACAAATGAGAACTTTAAAGCGCAGATAGCTAGCTTAGAAGAAAAATTACGTCCCCTTGCAGTAAGAGATAACTTAACGGGCGATGTTGCTGATTTTTATTTGAAAATAGTGGGGGAACCTGTGGAAGAAGAGCGCTTTGATTTTTCTAAGCATACAATTGAAGACTACAAACATCAAGACTATGCAGTGTTTGGTGGTGGTTGCTTTTGGTGTATGGTAGAGCCTTTTGAGACAAAATACGGTATAGATTCAGTTCTTTCAGGTTTTACTGGCGGACATATAAAGTATCCAAGTTATGATCAAGTTCTTAGTGGAACTACAGGCCATGTTGAGGCGGTGGAAATTATATTTGATACTCGGATTATTAGTTACAAAGAATTAGTGGATTTATATTGGCAACTTATTGATCCAACGGACGACAAAGGCCAGTTTCAAGATAGAGGCTACCAATATCGGCCCATTATTTTTGTGAGAAACAAACAACAACGGCAAATCGCGGAAGAATCAAAACAAAAAGTCATCAGTTCTGGTAGATATAAGCAACCTATCATAACAGAAATCCAGCCCACAAGCACTTTTTGGCCGGTAGAAAATCATTATCAACAGTTTTATAAGAAAAATCCTAAAAGATATAAACGAATTAAACGTTATCGTCAACGTTTTTTACTTTATCAGCGTTTAAAAGGTGATATACGGATGCGATGGCGTAATAAAGACAAACTATAG
- the rlmH gene encoding 23S rRNA (pseudouridine(1915)-N(3))-methyltransferase RlmH, which translates to MNIKIISVGKLKEKYLIQGIQEYTKRLQGYAKVQLVEVADEKAPENLSETEMNLVKEKEGQRILAKTRDTEFLFALAIEGKNPSSEAFAKQIDQLTTQGKSNLTFVIGGSLGLSEEVLKRSNAQLSFGNMTYPHQLMRLILVEQIYRAFRINRGEPYHK; encoded by the coding sequence ATGAATATAAAAATTATTAGTGTAGGAAAGTTAAAAGAAAAATATCTAATACAAGGAATCCAAGAATATACAAAAAGACTGCAAGGCTATGCAAAGGTTCAATTAGTTGAAGTGGCAGATGAAAAAGCTCCAGAGAATCTGAGTGAAACTGAAATGAACCTAGTTAAAGAAAAAGAAGGCCAACGTATCCTAGCAAAAACACGTGATACAGAGTTTTTATTTGCTTTAGCTATTGAAGGAAAAAATCCTTCTAGTGAAGCATTTGCTAAACAAATCGACCAACTAACTACCCAAGGAAAAAGTAATTTAACGTTTGTTATTGGAGGTTCGTTAGGATTGAGCGAGGAAGTGTTAAAAAGAAGTAATGCCCAACTTTCTTTTGGTAATATGACTTATCCACACCAATTAATGCGTTTGATTTTAGTCGAACAGATTTATCGAGCTTTCCGAATTAATCGTGGAGAGCCATACCATAAGTAA
- a CDS encoding S1C family serine protease, whose translation MAKKDESSNSKKNGWLKKFGISLLGGILGGLLVIGGFYYFADDIGNPFQTDEATSTSGVTDDDENVQVSDVKVDVDSDTTSAVDKVQDAVVSIVNLQNTSSQESGGLFDTEQQEDDGEEQPAGEGSGVIYKKDDDTAYIVTNNHVVAGQSGLEVLMADGSRESAELVGTDTYTDLAVLKISSDNVDTVATFGDSDDLQVGEPAIAIGSPLGSDYANSVTQGIISSLNRLVSSEDDSGEAVSTNAIQTDAAINPGNSGGPLINASGQVIGINSSKIASSGQAGVSVEGMGFAIPSSDVTDIINELEQNGEITRPALGISMLDLSAIPTEQREQLLQLPDSVENGVVVQNPGSNSPASEAGMEQYDVITKVDDQEIKDTTELRAALYKRSVGDNLKLSFYRDGEAQSANIKLSEDQSIIERNNN comes from the coding sequence ATGGCAAAAAAAGATGAGTCCTCAAACTCTAAAAAGAATGGATGGCTTAAAAAGTTTGGAATTAGCCTGTTAGGAGGAATCCTCGGTGGTTTGCTTGTTATTGGCGGATTTTATTATTTTGCTGACGATATAGGCAATCCATTTCAAACAGATGAAGCTACTTCCACGTCTGGTGTAACCGATGATGACGAAAATGTCCAAGTAAGTGATGTCAAAGTAGATGTCGATAGTGACACAACTTCTGCAGTAGATAAAGTTCAAGATGCTGTTGTCTCTATTGTAAATCTACAAAATACATCCTCACAAGAAAGCGGTGGTCTTTTCGATACGGAACAACAAGAAGATGACGGAGAAGAACAACCTGCCGGTGAGGGTAGTGGTGTCATTTATAAAAAAGACGATGATACAGCTTATATTGTAACAAATAATCACGTAGTTGCTGGGCAAAGTGGCCTAGAAGTTTTAATGGCAGATGGTTCAAGAGAAAGTGCTGAGCTCGTTGGAACAGACACTTACACTGACTTAGCCGTTTTAAAAATTTCTTCTGATAATGTAGACACGGTTGCTACATTTGGCGATTCTGATGATTTACAAGTAGGAGAACCGGCGATTGCTATTGGCTCACCTTTAGGTTCTGATTATGCTAATTCTGTAACACAAGGTATTATTTCTTCTTTAAATCGTTTAGTATCAAGTGAAGATGACTCTGGTGAAGCCGTTAGTACTAATGCTATTCAAACAGACGCCGCAATTAACCCAGGTAATTCTGGTGGTCCATTAATCAATGCTAGTGGGCAAGTTATTGGAATAAATTCTAGTAAAATTGCTAGTTCTGGACAAGCAGGCGTAAGTGTTGAAGGTATGGGCTTTGCTATACCAAGTAGCGATGTTACTGACATTATTAACGAACTAGAACAAAATGGCGAAATTACTCGTCCAGCGTTAGGTATTTCTATGCTTGATTTAAGTGCGATACCTACAGAACAAAGAGAACAACTCCTACAGCTTCCTGATTCTGTAGAAAATGGCGTTGTCGTACAAAATCCTGGGAGTAATTCTCCAGCAAGTGAAGCAGGAATGGAACAATATGATGTCATTACCAAAGTTGACGATCAAGAGATCAAAGATACCACGGAACTTCGAGCTGCTTTGTACAAAAGATCTGTCGGGGATAATTTGAAATTAAGCTTCTATCGTGATGGAGAAGCACAATCTGCAAATATAAAATTATCCGAAGATCAATCCATTATTGAACGAAACAATAACTAA
- the ytpR gene encoding YtpR family tRNA-binding protein: MIFAYNPAYVGDTLLIVTDDDKGLPQEVTRKGKVAQIQTEDHRTVGWNIFGISQLMALQNVGQVELSTQQISLLNDTLHEAGFTESLPEIQEPKFVVGYVKTCEAHQNSDHLSVTEVEVGQDKTLQIVCGAPNIREGLKVVVAKPGAMMPDGMMIWPGELRGVQSYGMICSAKELHLPNAPKKRGILELPQDKVVGEVFNVEK; encoded by the coding sequence TTGATTTTTGCTTATAACCCAGCTTATGTTGGGGATACATTATTAATTGTTACAGATGATGATAAAGGATTACCTCAAGAGGTGACACGTAAAGGAAAAGTTGCACAAATACAAACAGAAGACCATCGAACTGTTGGCTGGAATATTTTTGGTATTTCTCAACTGATGGCTTTACAAAATGTAGGACAAGTAGAATTATCTACGCAACAAATTTCATTATTAAATGATACTTTGCATGAAGCTGGATTTACTGAGTCCTTACCTGAAATACAAGAGCCTAAATTTGTGGTTGGTTATGTAAAAACTTGTGAAGCCCATCAAAATAGCGATCACTTATCTGTTACAGAAGTTGAGGTGGGCCAGGACAAGACACTACAGATTGTTTGTGGAGCACCCAATATTCGTGAAGGACTTAAAGTCGTAGTGGCAAAACCAGGAGCCATGATGCCAGATGGTATGATGATTTGGCCTGGGGAATTACGAGGTGTGCAAAGTTATGGCATGATTTGTTCAGCTAAAGAACTACATCTGCCTAATGCTCCAAAAAAACGAGGAATATTAGAACTACCACAAGATAAAGTTGTAGGCGAAGTCTTTAACGTTGAAAAATAA
- a CDS encoding universal stress protein, translating to MEQTYQTVLVGVDGSSQAQEAFEKAIEVARRNNGRVIVAKVIEQQVPSTMGFAPLGETVLAQEETDANELIQECKDYAESVSFEDIEGVVVYGSTKMVLTRELPEKYGVDLIMVGQSGLNAVERFITGSVASYVIREAPCDVLVITPSDDSET from the coding sequence ATGGAGCAAACATATCAAACAGTTTTAGTTGGCGTGGATGGTTCTTCACAAGCACAAGAAGCATTTGAAAAAGCTATCGAGGTTGCTAGAAGGAACAACGGACGAGTAATTGTCGCTAAAGTTATTGAACAACAAGTACCTTCGACTATGGGGTTTGCTCCTTTAGGGGAAACGGTGCTTGCTCAAGAAGAAACTGATGCAAATGAACTGATTCAAGAATGTAAAGATTATGCTGAGTCTGTTTCGTTTGAAGATATTGAAGGCGTGGTTGTTTATGGTTCGACCAAAATGGTGCTAACAAGAGAACTTCCTGAAAAATATGGCGTTGATCTGATTATGGTGGGTCAATCCGGTTTAAATGCAGTGGAACGTTTTATTACAGGAAGCGTAGCTAGTTATGTTATTCGGGAAGCACCATGTGATGTATTAGTGATTACACCAAGTGACGACTCGGAAACATAA
- a CDS encoding thioredoxin family protein codes for MVIPENVEELASYAENGNNVFCFMADWCGDCRFIKPYLPEIEADFPNLQFIAVDRDEYLDIAKMWDIYGIPSFVVIKNGEESGRLVNKKRKTKEEIETFLENVENK; via the coding sequence ATGGTTATTCCAGAAAATGTCGAAGAATTAGCTAGTTATGCAGAAAATGGAAATAATGTCTTTTGCTTTATGGCAGATTGGTGTGGGGATTGTCGTTTCATTAAGCCTTATTTACCAGAAATTGAAGCAGATTTTCCAAATTTGCAATTTATCGCAGTTGATCGTGATGAATATCTAGATATTGCAAAAATGTGGGATATCTATGGGATTCCGAGTTTTGTAGTTATTAAAAACGGCGAAGAAAGTGGTCGTTTGGTAAATAAAAAACGCAAAACAAAAGAAGAAATTGAAACGTTTTTGGAAAATGTAGAAAATAAATAA
- the pepA gene encoding glutamyl aminopeptidase yields the protein MEDKTFQRIKELTELQGTSGFEQDIRAYMKEAMNPLVDEVAQDGLGGVFGIRQNEDTTAPRVMVAAHMDEVGFMVTQITDRGLFEVTPLGGWNPYVVSAQRFTLKTAKGNYPCISSSVPPHLLRGSGGQQSVQVTDILFDAGFEDKEEAQAYGVCPGDTLVPEVETIKTANGKNIIAKSWDNRYGCTVVLEALEALKNEKLGHTLIAGADVQEEVGLRGVKPAVTKFNPDLFFAVDCSAADDTKMKKGTFGHLGEGTLLRIYDPGLIMLPRLKEYLLDTAETHDIPYQYFVSKGGTDAGSAHTANQGIPSSVIGVCGRYIHTHQTMFNIADFEAAREMLIQVLKGLDKSTVETIVQGK from the coding sequence ATGGAAGACAAAACATTTCAACGGATTAAAGAATTAACAGAACTTCAAGGAACAAGTGGATTTGAACAAGATATACGAGCTTATATGAAAGAAGCAATGAACCCTCTTGTAGATGAGGTAGCGCAAGATGGATTAGGTGGTGTCTTTGGTATTCGACAAAATGAAGATACGACAGCGCCTCGCGTGATGGTTGCAGCACATATGGATGAAGTTGGCTTTATGGTGACTCAAATTACGGATCGTGGGTTGTTTGAAGTGACTCCTTTAGGTGGTTGGAATCCTTATGTGGTTTCTGCTCAAAGATTTACTTTAAAAACAGCAAAAGGAAACTACCCATGTATCTCTTCTTCTGTACCACCTCATCTTTTGCGTGGAAGTGGTGGACAACAATCTGTTCAAGTAACAGATATATTATTTGATGCAGGCTTTGAGGATAAAGAAGAGGCGCAAGCTTATGGGGTATGTCCTGGTGATACATTGGTGCCCGAAGTAGAAACCATAAAAACAGCCAATGGAAAAAATATTATCGCAAAATCTTGGGATAATCGCTACGGTTGCACGGTAGTTTTAGAAGCTTTAGAGGCCTTAAAAAATGAAAAATTAGGACATACGCTTATTGCTGGAGCTGATGTACAAGAAGAAGTTGGCTTGCGTGGCGTCAAACCTGCAGTGACTAAATTTAATCCTGATCTGTTTTTTGCAGTAGATTGTTCTGCAGCAGATGATACGAAAATGAAAAAAGGGACATTTGGACATTTAGGAGAAGGTACGTTATTACGTATTTATGACCCAGGCCTGATTATGTTACCACGTCTTAAAGAATATTTATTAGATACTGCAGAAACACATGATATTCCTTATCAATATTTTGTTTCTAAAGGTGGTACAGATGCAGGTAGCGCGCATACAGCAAATCAAGGGATTCCAAGTTCTGTCATCGGTGTTTGCGGTCGATATATCCATACACACCAAACGATGTTTAATATTGCTGATTTCGAAGCTGCACGAGAAATGCTCATTCAAGTATTAAAAGGTTTGGATAAGAGCACTGTAGAAACTATTGTGCAAGGAAAATAA
- the pepV gene encoding dipeptidase PepV: MAIDWQKEVDARKDDILNDLKELLKVKSEREDDKITAELPFGPGPSDALKQMLSYGERDGFTVKNVDNYAGHIEFGQGDETLGIFGHMDVVPAGDDWQTDPYDPVVKDGKLYARGSSDDKGPSMAAYYAMKIIKELDLPLSKKIRFVVGSDEESGWGDMDHYFEKESTPDFGFSPDAEFPIINGEKGNVSIQVHIGVGNEGNYTLESFQGGLRDNMVPTSASAKVKTTTAEQADAMTIAFNEYLGINPISGTSIMEDDTTIIFQVAGKGSHGASPQFGYNAATWLASFLDKYDFAGGAKNFLHVAAAYVHEDFYGEKLGVAFEDPKMGKLTMNAGIFDFDTEKEDAFINLNFRYPQGTSSETLQAGINDTIGAYDVTLVEGGHHMVPHYVPQEDPLVTTLLDVYEEHTGEKGEEQIIGGGTYGRLLKRGVAFGAMFPDSVDTMHQADEFMSLDDLDKATVIYADAIYRLAK, encoded by the coding sequence ACTACCTTTTGGTCCAGGTCCGAGCGATGCATTAAAACAGATGCTTTCTTATGGGGAACGTGACGGGTTTACTGTTAAAAACGTAGATAACTATGCAGGTCATATTGAATTTGGTCAAGGTGATGAAACCTTAGGAATTTTTGGCCATATGGACGTGGTACCTGCAGGCGATGATTGGCAAACAGATCCATACGATCCAGTAGTTAAAGACGGAAAATTGTATGCAAGAGGCTCTTCAGATGATAAAGGACCAAGTATGGCTGCTTATTATGCAATGAAAATTATTAAAGAATTAGATCTTCCGTTATCTAAAAAGATTCGTTTTGTTGTCGGTTCAGATGAAGAAAGCGGCTGGGGTGATATGGATCATTATTTTGAAAAAGAAAGTACACCTGATTTCGGTTTTTCACCCGATGCAGAATTTCCAATTATTAATGGGGAAAAAGGAAATGTTTCGATCCAAGTTCATATTGGCGTAGGCAATGAAGGAAATTACACTTTGGAAAGTTTCCAAGGCGGATTGCGCGACAATATGGTTCCTACAAGTGCTTCTGCAAAAGTAAAAACAACAACTGCTGAACAAGCAGACGCAATGACAATTGCTTTTAATGAATATCTTGGTATAAACCCGATCTCAGGAACAAGTATTATGGAAGATGATACAACAATTATTTTCCAAGTTGCTGGAAAGGGGTCCCATGGTGCGAGTCCTCAATTTGGCTATAACGCTGCAACTTGGTTGGCAAGCTTTTTAGATAAATATGATTTTGCTGGCGGAGCTAAGAACTTTTTACATGTGGCTGCAGCTTATGTTCATGAAGATTTTTATGGAGAAAAATTGGGAGTAGCCTTTGAAGACCCAAAAATGGGCAAATTAACAATGAACGCAGGTATCTTTGATTTTGATACAGAAAAAGAGGATGCTTTCATTAATTTAAACTTCCGCTATCCGCAAGGAACTTCTTCGGAAACGCTACAAGCAGGTATCAATGACACAATTGGCGCGTATGATGTTACTTTAGTCGAAGGCGGCCATCATATGGTACCTCATTATGTTCCTCAAGAAGATCCACTAGTTACAACACTATTGGATGTATATGAAGAACATACTGGTGAAAAAGGAGAAGAACAAATTATCGGTGGCGGCACGTATGGACGTTTACTAAAACGCGGCGTTGCTTTTGGTGCGATGTTCCCAGATTCTGTCGATACTATGCACCAAGCTGATGAGTTTATGTCTTTAGATGATTTGGATAAAGCTACAGTAATCTATGCTGATGCGATTTACCGTTTAGCAAAGTAA